The following are from one region of the Acidobacteriota bacterium genome:
- a CDS encoding response regulator transcription factor, which produces MPSQDLRAADFISIVVADSTRIHTQLLAEAMRSDQGIQVVATALSSAELLSAVVRVPVDVAIISYSLDDQPGQGTEVLREIRGLRPQIKGILLLDSSRPADVLECFRAGARGIFAKHEQLESLCKCIRCVHEGQIWARSVELEHALEALANSPLVRATNHKGLELLSARERQVVQYLAGGMTNREIAESLSLSPHTVKNYLFRIFDKLGVSSRTELLYLTMSGAQARKQGPSEEEGHDVPALLQAAEAGQSWAQLRLAEHYGRTNGSPADRIAAYMWCLLSEENTAAMRRQIENAKTSLMPQMSAEERSEAERRADAWQKNASSKADAGRIEKVRRKRQALPSS; this is translated from the coding sequence ATGCCGTCCCAAGACCTGCGAGCCGCGGACTTTATCAGCATCGTCGTCGCCGACAGCACTCGCATCCACACCCAGCTTCTTGCCGAGGCGATGCGGAGCGACCAGGGGATACAAGTCGTCGCCACGGCCTTGTCGTCCGCGGAATTGCTCTCTGCCGTCGTGCGCGTACCGGTCGATGTTGCCATCATCAGCTACAGCCTGGACGATCAGCCCGGACAGGGGACCGAAGTGCTGAGGGAAATTCGAGGCCTTCGGCCTCAGATCAAAGGTATCCTGCTGCTCGACTCGTCGCGCCCCGCGGACGTGTTGGAATGTTTCCGCGCGGGCGCCAGAGGAATTTTTGCCAAGCACGAACAGCTGGAGAGCCTCTGCAAATGCATCCGCTGCGTTCATGAAGGTCAGATATGGGCACGCAGCGTCGAACTCGAGCATGCTCTCGAAGCTCTCGCCAACTCTCCGCTCGTGCGTGCGACCAACCACAAGGGGCTCGAACTCCTCTCGGCCCGCGAACGCCAAGTCGTGCAGTATCTGGCGGGAGGCATGACCAACCGCGAAATTGCGGAATCGCTCAGCCTGAGCCCCCACACAGTAAAAAATTATCTATTCCGCATTTTCGACAAGTTGGGCGTTTCCAGCCGTACTGAATTGCTCTACCTCACCATGAGCGGTGCGCAGGCCCGCAAGCAGGGTCCCTCAGAGGAGGAGGGCCACGACGTCCCCGCGCTGCTCCAGGCAGCCGAGGCGGGACAGTCCTGGGCTCAACTACGATTGGCCGAACACTACGGTCGGACGAACGGTAGTCCTGCTGACCGAATCGCTGCGTATATGTGGTGCTTGCTGTCCGAGGAAAACACAGCAGCCATGCGAAGGCAGATTGAGAATGCCAAGACAAGTCTCATGCCGCAGATGTCCGCTGAGGAACGATCCGAGGCCGAGCGGCGCGCCGACGCATGGCAGAAGAACGCCAGCAGCAAAGCTGATGCCGGCAGAATCGAGAAGGTGCGTCGCAAACGACAAGCTTTGCCGAGTTCGTAG